From Mytilus galloprovincialis chromosome 9, xbMytGall1.hap1.1, whole genome shotgun sequence, the proteins below share one genomic window:
- the LOC143045488 gene encoding splicing factor U2AF 50 kDa subunit-like isoform X2, with protein MQLVQLQVQGINLAEGAGPPTEVLCLMNMIPPEELEDEEEYGDILEDVKEECGKYGVVRSLEIPRPIKGVDVPGCGKIFVEFNSIIDCQQAQQAWTGRKFSNRVVVTSYYDPDKYHRREF; from the exons ATGCAG CTTGTACAGTTACAAGTACAAGGTATTAACCTTGCCGAAGGAGCTGGACCTCCAACAGAGGTGTTATGCCTGATGAATATGATACCACCAGAAGAATTGGAGGATGAAGAAGAATACGGGG ATATTTTGGAGGATGTCAAAGAAGAATGTGGGAAGTATGGTGTGGTGCGGAGTTTGGAAATCCCAAGACCAATCAAAGGAGTGGATGTTCCTGGATGTGGGAAG ataTTTGTGGAGTTTAATTCTATAATTGATTGTCAGCAGGCACAGCAAGCTTGGACAGGAAGGAAGTTCTCCAACAGAGTTGTCGTTACCTCTTACTATGATCCAGATAAATATCATCGAAGAGAATTTTAA
- the LOC143045488 gene encoding splicing factor U2AF 50 kDa subunit-like isoform X1 — protein sequence MSIITCGEVLKPVSKLSLFWHLLEEIKKVHCKILLVQLQVQGINLAEGAGPPTEVLCLMNMIPPEELEDEEEYGDILEDVKEECGKYGVVRSLEIPRPIKGVDVPGCGKIFVEFNSIIDCQQAQQAWTGRKFSNRVVVTSYYDPDKYHRREF from the exons ATGTCAAtcattacctgtggggaagttctcaaacctgtttccaaacttagtttattttggcatcTTCTGGAGGAAATaaaaaaagtgcactgcaaaatcctg CTTGTACAGTTACAAGTACAAGGTATTAACCTTGCCGAAGGAGCTGGACCTCCAACAGAGGTGTTATGCCTGATGAATATGATACCACCAGAAGAATTGGAGGATGAAGAAGAATACGGGG ATATTTTGGAGGATGTCAAAGAAGAATGTGGGAAGTATGGTGTGGTGCGGAGTTTGGAAATCCCAAGACCAATCAAAGGAGTGGATGTTCCTGGATGTGGGAAG ataTTTGTGGAGTTTAATTCTATAATTGATTGTCAGCAGGCACAGCAAGCTTGGACAGGAAGGAAGTTCTCCAACAGAGTTGTCGTTACCTCTTACTATGATCCAGATAAATATCATCGAAGAGAATTTTAA
- the LOC143045488 gene encoding splicing factor U2AF 50 kDa subunit-like isoform X4 produces MNMIPPEELEDEEEYGDILEDVKEECGKYGVVRSLEIPRPIKGVDVPGCGKIFVEFNSIIDCQQAQQAWTGRKFSNRVVVTSYYDPDKYHRREF; encoded by the exons ATGAATATGATACCACCAGAAGAATTGGAGGATGAAGAAGAATACGGGG ATATTTTGGAGGATGTCAAAGAAGAATGTGGGAAGTATGGTGTGGTGCGGAGTTTGGAAATCCCAAGACCAATCAAAGGAGTGGATGTTCCTGGATGTGGGAAG ataTTTGTGGAGTTTAATTCTATAATTGATTGTCAGCAGGCACAGCAAGCTTGGACAGGAAGGAAGTTCTCCAACAGAGTTGTCGTTACCTCTTACTATGATCCAGATAAATATCATCGAAGAGAATTTTAA
- the LOC143045488 gene encoding splicing factor U2AF 50 kDa subunit-like isoform X3, whose product MLLVQLQVQGINLAEGAGPPTEVLCLMNMIPPEELEDEEEYGDILEDVKEECGKYGVVRSLEIPRPIKGVDVPGCGKIFVEFNSIIDCQQAQQAWTGRKFSNRVVVTSYYDPDKYHRREF is encoded by the exons ATGTTG CTTGTACAGTTACAAGTACAAGGTATTAACCTTGCCGAAGGAGCTGGACCTCCAACAGAGGTGTTATGCCTGATGAATATGATACCACCAGAAGAATTGGAGGATGAAGAAGAATACGGGG ATATTTTGGAGGATGTCAAAGAAGAATGTGGGAAGTATGGTGTGGTGCGGAGTTTGGAAATCCCAAGACCAATCAAAGGAGTGGATGTTCCTGGATGTGGGAAG ataTTTGTGGAGTTTAATTCTATAATTGATTGTCAGCAGGCACAGCAAGCTTGGACAGGAAGGAAGTTCTCCAACAGAGTTGTCGTTACCTCTTACTATGATCCAGATAAATATCATCGAAGAGAATTTTAA